Proteins found in one Nerophis ophidion isolate RoL-2023_Sa linkage group LG21, RoL_Noph_v1.0, whole genome shotgun sequence genomic segment:
- the LOC133539907 gene encoding uncharacterized protein LOC133539907 isoform X2, with the protein MCERMIAVYEEELCPTKEEKERQHQLLDAVLKKHEVVLHRRDIQQPPHSKEEDEEVWISQEGECLLGQEEADLAKFPLTVVSVKTEDHEDKPLESSHLHHSPISWRHYASSVCCRRV; encoded by the exons atgtgcgaaagaatgATAGCAgtgtacgaggaggaactttgtccaacaaaagaggagaaggagcgacaacatcaactactggacgctgttctCAAGAAACAtgaagttgtgttacacagaagag ACATCCAGCAGCCCCCCCACTCTAAAGAGGAAGacgaggaagtgtggatcagtcaggagggagagtgtcttctagggcaggaggaggctgatctcgccaagtttccactgactgttgtctctgtgaagactgaagaccatgaagacaaaccacttGAGTCCTCACatcttcatcacagtccaa TATcatggagacattatgcctcgtcggtgtgttgtcggagggtgtga